The following are from one region of the Entelurus aequoreus isolate RoL-2023_Sb linkage group LG17, RoL_Eaeq_v1.1, whole genome shotgun sequence genome:
- the LOC133632336 gene encoding gastrula zinc finger protein XlCGF17.1-like: MRTHTDNKYSECSTKKRGKTCLSCSVCGQSFTKKSSLTRHMRTHTGEKPFNCSVCGKSFSLNGILTRHTRTHTGEKPFNCSVCGKSFSLNGILTRHTRTHTGEKPFNCSVCGKSFSLKSILTEHMRTHTGEKPFNCSVCGKSFSVKSSLTQHMRTHTGEKPLNCSVCDKSFSRNSHLTEHMRTHTGEKTFHCSVCDKSFSRNSHLTQHMKTHIGEKPFYCSVCGKSFSRNSHLTQHMKTHIGEKPFSCSVCGKSCSVKTSLTTHMRTHTGEKPFSCSVCGKCFLCNSSLCRHMRTHTGEKSFSCSVCSKRFPRNADAVKHMRTHTGEKPFSCSVCGKCFLCNSSLCRHMRTHTGEKPFSCSVCCKRFPRNADAVKHIRTHKGK; this comes from the coding sequence atgaggactcacactgacaacaaatactctgaatgctctacaaagaagagaggtaaaacatgtttgagctgctcagtttgtggtcaaagttttactaaaaagagcagtttgactcgacacatgagaacacacacaggagaaaaaccttttaattgttcagtgtgtggcaaaagcttttctctaaATGGCATTTTGACTCgacacacgagaacacacacaggagaaaaaccatttaattgttcagtttgtggcaaaagcttttctctaaATGGCATTTTGACTCgacacacgagaacacacacaggagaaaaaccatttaattgttcagtttgtggcaaaagcttttctcttaAAAGcattttgactgaacacatgagaacacacacaggtgaaaaaccatttaattgttcagtttgtggcaaaagcttttctgttaaaagcagtttgactcaacacatgagaacacacacaggtgaaaaaccacttaattgttcagtttgtgacaaaagcttttctcgaaatagccatttgactgaacacatgagaacacacacaggtgaaaaaacatttcattgttcagtttgtgataaaagcttttctcgaaatagccatttgactcaacacatgaaaacacacataggtgaaaaacctttttattgttcagtttgtggcaaaagcttttctcgaaatagccatttgactcaacacatgaaaacgcacataggtgaaaaaccatttagttgttcagtttgtggcaaaagctgttCTGTTAAGACAAGTTTGacaacacacatgagaacacacacaggtgaaaaaccatttagttgttcagtttgtggcaaatgcTTTCTTTGTAACAGCTCTTtgtgtcgacacatgagaacacacactggagaaaaatcatttagttgttcagtgtgctctAAAAGGTTCCCACgtaatgcagacgcagtaaaacacatgagaacacacactggagaaaaaccatttagttgttcagtttgtggcaaatgcTTTCTTTGTAACAGCTCTTtgtgtcgacacatgagaacacacacaggtgaaaaaccatttagttgttcagtgtgctgtaaaaggttcccacGTAATGCAGatgcagtaaaacacataagaacacacaagggaaaataa